In Populus nigra chromosome 1, ddPopNigr1.1, whole genome shotgun sequence, one genomic interval encodes:
- the LOC133691728 gene encoding small polypeptide DEVIL 13 has translation MDEKWKLSKKEGSSSFTRSFSTKSSSSKAPLLRTSSLKSSSPKCPLPRSFSQKNSSISHKCSSLAKEQKARFYIMRRCVAMLVCWHKHGDS, from the coding sequence ATGGATGAGAAGTGGAAGTTATCAAAGAAAGAAGGTTCATCTTCTTTCACAAGAAGTTTCTCGACTAAGAGTTCATCTTCCAAGGCTCCTCTCTTGAGGACCTCGTCCCTTAAGAGCTCTTCTCCAAAGTGCCCTCTTCCAAGGAGTTTCTCTCAAAAAAACTCTTCTATTTCACATAAATGTAGTAGCTTAGCCAAGGAACAGAAggcaaggttttatatcatgaGGCGCTGTGTTGCCATGCTTGTTTGTTGGCACAAACATGGTGATTCTTGA